A single genomic interval of Labrus bergylta chromosome 18, fLabBer1.1, whole genome shotgun sequence harbors:
- the srrm1 gene encoding serine/arginine repetitive matrix protein 1 isoform X1 — translation MDAGFFRGTSAEQDNRFSNKQKKLLKQLKFAECLDKKVDMTKVNLEVIKPWITQRVTEILGFEDDVVIEFIFNQLEEKHPDSKMMQINLTGFLNGRNAREFMKDLWPLLLSAQENIAGIPSAFLEQKKEEIKQRQIEQEKLASLKKVDEDKKEIRERAQSKSPRRRKTRSPSPRRRSPVKRERKRSASRSPRRKPSPVGGGSPPPPLMQLPTKPLEQLVEPETSEPRAMPEPVIQETSSTCDNVVEVVKADSVTDVKEPSPEKVHKKEERPRSREKEKDSRRERPHHRSRSHSRSRRRRSRSRSYSPRRRPSPRRRMSPRRRSPPRRGPPGPRHRHRRSPVRRRRSRSASSSGSSSSGSRSPKKAMKRISNTPPRKQVLHPDTSNSPAGKDRRSQSPRARRGRGSASPARSSGFKRKQGGRADSPSDNAKPRPSEGSESEEDKNEKGTTADSVQQRRQYRRQNRQSSSDTGSSSSDDEGPKRQTAGPGARNGEVRRRRSRTPSPRRRHRDTSPRKRRSPSPPGRRRRSPSPPRRRRSPSPPRRRSPSPPPRRRSPSPRRYSPPIQRRYSPSPVPALKRRLSISPPKRSSPGAKRRFSRSPKRRSSPAQRRRTPPLSSSPPRHRRSPMLQSVRPSRDTRSPIAAAGRLSPSPANRSRTVRGSPSPKGRYETSSTSPSNQRRQQSPSHSGKPIRRVSRTPEPHNNQRPSPSPQPMRRASSRSRSVSPQPAAQKRPVPASASPSPSHSASGSPPPAKKPSSGSGSQSPSKNSDVDASGKKKKKKKEKKHKKEKKHKKHKKHKKEKSSGPATADGQENQGIEEDGESRKESDSEVEDRLDDLEKHLREKALRSMRKAQMSPSQMS, via the exons ATGGACGCGGGATTCTTCCGC GGCACAAGTGCGGAGCAAGACAATCGTTTCAGCAACAAGCAGAAGAAACTGTTGAAGCAGCTGAAATTTGCAGAATGTCTGGACAAGAAG gTGGACATGACCAAAGTGAACCTAGAAGTCATCAAACCTTGGATTACTCAACGAGTGACCGAGATTCTGGGATTTGAGGATGATGTCGTCATAGAGTTCATATTTAACCAGCTTGAGGAGAAG caCCCAGATAGCAAGATGATGCAGATCAACCTGACAGGTTTCCTGAATGGGAGGAATGCCCGGGAGTTCATGAAGGACCTGTGGCCCCTGTTGCTGAGTGCCCAGGAGAATATTGCTGGTATCCCCTCTGCTTTCTTGGaacagaagaaagaggaaattAAACAGAGACAG aTTGAGCAGGAGAAGCTTGCTTCTCTGAAGAAGGTTGATGAGGATAAGAAGGAAATCCGAGAGAGGGCTCAGTCTAAGAGCCCGAGGAG GCGGAAGACAAGATCACCGTCACCACGGCGAAGGTCACCAGTGAAGCGAGAAAGGAAACGCAGTGCATCCCGCTCCCCAAGACGTAAACCCAGCCCAGTTGGTGGCGGTTCACCCCCTCCGCCCTTGATGCAACTGCCCACGAAACCTTTGGAGCAGCTTGTGGAGCCAGAAACATCAGAACCAAGAGCTATGCCAGAACCAGTAATCCAAGAAACTTCTTCCACTTG TGACAATGTTGTGGAGGTGGTGAAAGCAGACTCTGTGACTGATGTCAAAGAACCCTCACCGGAGAAGGTTCACAAGAAAGAAGAAAGGCCCAGGTCccgggaaaaagaaaaagacagtaGGAGGGAAAGACCTCACCACCGTTCTCGTTCTCATTCCCGCTCTCGCCGGCGGCGCTCACGTTCTAG ATCATACTCCCCTCGTAGAAGACCGAGTCCAAGGAGGAGAATGTCTCCTCGCCGAAGGAGTCCCCCTAGACGTGGTCCCCCTGGCCCCAGACACCGCCATAGACGCTCCCCTGTCCGCCG GAGGCGCTCTCGCTCTGCTTCATCCTCTGGCAGCAGCTCCTCTGGCTCTCGCTCACCAAAAAAAGCAATGAAAAGGATATCCAACACACCACCCCGAAAACAGGTCCTTCATCCTGACACCTCCAATAGCCCTGCAGGGAAGGACAGACGGTCTCAATCTCCACGGGCCAGAAGAGGCAGAGGCTCTGCATCACCTGCCAGATCTTCTG gtttcaAGCGTAAACAAGGAGGCAGAGCTGATTCGCCATCTGATAATGCCAAGCCCAGACCTTCTGAGGGGTCTGAGTCAG AGGAGGATAAAAATGAGAAAGGGACAACAGCAGATTCCGTGCAGCAGCGACGTCAATATCGCAGGCAGAATCGTCAGTCTTCTTCAG ATACAGGGTCTTCGTCGTCGGATGATGAGGGGCCCAAGAGGCAAACAGCAGGGCCAGGTGCCAGAAATGGTGAAGTCAGAAGAAGACGCAGCCGTACGCCATCCCCACGGAGGCGACACAGAGATACCTCTCCAAG GAAAAGACGTTCTCCATCACCCCCTGGACGCAGACGTcgctccccctctcccccccgtCGTCGCAgatctccttctcctcccagACGAAG GTCTCCTTCCCCACCTCCTCGCCGTCGTTCTCCATCCCCCAGACGCTATTCTCCTCCTATTCAGCGTCGCTACAGCCCCTCACCTGTGCCTGCCCTGAAAAGGAGGTTGTCTATTTCTCCACCAAAGCGCTCGTCTCCAGGGGCCAAGCGACGGTTCTCCAGGTCCCCTAAGCGCAGAAGTTCTCCTGCTCAAAGAAGACGGACACCTCCATTGTCCTCATCTCCACCCAGACACAGGAGAAGCCCAATGTTGCAATCTGTCAGGCCAAGCAGGGACACACGATCCCCCATTGCAGCAGCCGGTCGCCTCTCCCCATCTCCTGCCAACCGCAGTCGCACTGTCAGGGGTTCACCCAGTCCAAAGGGACGTTATGAAACGTCCAGTACATCTCCATCAAACCAGCGGAGACAGCAGTCCCCTTCACATAGTGGTAAACCCATCCGCAGAGTGTCACGCACTCCAGAGCCACACAACAACCAGAG GCCATCTCCGAGTCCACAGCCTATGAGAAGAGCATCCTCTAGATCTAGGTCTGTTTCCCCTCAACCAGCAGCTCAGAAACGTCCAGTCCCAGCATCTGCCTCCCCTTCACCATCTCACTCAGCCAGTGGTTCTCCGCCACCTGCCAAAAAGCCCAGCAGTGGATCAGGCAGTCAATCCCCAAGCAAG AACTCGGATGTTGATGCAAgtgggaagaaaaagaagaagaagaaggaaaagaaacataagaaagagaagaaacacaagaagcacaagaaacacaagaaggaGAAGAGCAGTGGCCCTGCGACTGCAGATGGACAAGAGAATCAGGGCATTGAGGAGGATGGAGAGTCAAGAAAG GAATCAGACAGTGAAGTAGAAGACCGCTTGGATGACCTGGAAAAGCACCTTCGCGAGAAGGCCCTGCGCTCCATGAGGAAGGCTCAGATGTCTCCATCACAGATGTCCTGA
- the srrm1 gene encoding serine/arginine repetitive matrix protein 1 isoform X4, which yields MMQINLTGFLNGRNAREFMKDLWPLLLSAQENIAGIPSAFLEQKKEEIKQRQIEQEKLASLKKVDEDKKEIRERAQSKSPRRRKTRSPSPRRRSPVKRERKRSASRSPRRKPSPVGGGSPPPPLMQLPTKPLEQLVEPETSEPRAMPEPVIQETSSTCDNVVEVVKADSVTDVKEPSPEKVHKKEERPRSREKEKDSRRERPHHRSRSHSRSRRRRSRSRSYSPRRRPSPRRRMSPRRRSPPRRGPPGPRHRHRRSPVRRRRSRSASSSGSSSSGSRSPKKAMKRISNTPPRKQVLHPDTSNSPAGKDRRSQSPRARRGRGSASPARSSGFKRKQGGRADSPSDNAKPRPSEGSESEEDKNEKGTTADSVQQRRQYRRQNRQSSSDTGSSSSDDEGPKRQTAGPGARNGEVRRRRSRTPSPRRRHRDTSPRKRRSPSPPGRRRRSPSPPRRRRSPSPPRRRSPSPPPRRRSPSPRRYSPPIQRRYSPSPVPALKRRLSISPPKRSSPGAKRRFSRSPKRRSSPAQRRRTPPLSSSPPRHRRSPMLQSVRPSRDTRSPIAAAGRLSPSPANRSRTVRGSPSPKGRYETSSTSPSNQRRQQSPSHSGKPIRRVSRTPEPHNNQRPSPSPQPMRRASSRSRSVSPQPAAQKRPVPASASPSPSHSASGSPPPAKKPSSGSGSQSPSKNSDVDASGKKKKKKKEKKHKKEKKHKKHKKHKKEKSSGPATADGQENQGIEEDGESRKESDSEVEDRLDDLEKHLREKALRSMRKAQMSPSQMS from the exons ATGATGCAGATCAACCTGACAGGTTTCCTGAATGGGAGGAATGCCCGGGAGTTCATGAAGGACCTGTGGCCCCTGTTGCTGAGTGCCCAGGAGAATATTGCTGGTATCCCCTCTGCTTTCTTGGaacagaagaaagaggaaattAAACAGAGACAG aTTGAGCAGGAGAAGCTTGCTTCTCTGAAGAAGGTTGATGAGGATAAGAAGGAAATCCGAGAGAGGGCTCAGTCTAAGAGCCCGAGGAG GCGGAAGACAAGATCACCGTCACCACGGCGAAGGTCACCAGTGAAGCGAGAAAGGAAACGCAGTGCATCCCGCTCCCCAAGACGTAAACCCAGCCCAGTTGGTGGCGGTTCACCCCCTCCGCCCTTGATGCAACTGCCCACGAAACCTTTGGAGCAGCTTGTGGAGCCAGAAACATCAGAACCAAGAGCTATGCCAGAACCAGTAATCCAAGAAACTTCTTCCACTTG TGACAATGTTGTGGAGGTGGTGAAAGCAGACTCTGTGACTGATGTCAAAGAACCCTCACCGGAGAAGGTTCACAAGAAAGAAGAAAGGCCCAGGTCccgggaaaaagaaaaagacagtaGGAGGGAAAGACCTCACCACCGTTCTCGTTCTCATTCCCGCTCTCGCCGGCGGCGCTCACGTTCTAG ATCATACTCCCCTCGTAGAAGACCGAGTCCAAGGAGGAGAATGTCTCCTCGCCGAAGGAGTCCCCCTAGACGTGGTCCCCCTGGCCCCAGACACCGCCATAGACGCTCCCCTGTCCGCCG GAGGCGCTCTCGCTCTGCTTCATCCTCTGGCAGCAGCTCCTCTGGCTCTCGCTCACCAAAAAAAGCAATGAAAAGGATATCCAACACACCACCCCGAAAACAGGTCCTTCATCCTGACACCTCCAATAGCCCTGCAGGGAAGGACAGACGGTCTCAATCTCCACGGGCCAGAAGAGGCAGAGGCTCTGCATCACCTGCCAGATCTTCTG gtttcaAGCGTAAACAAGGAGGCAGAGCTGATTCGCCATCTGATAATGCCAAGCCCAGACCTTCTGAGGGGTCTGAGTCAG AGGAGGATAAAAATGAGAAAGGGACAACAGCAGATTCCGTGCAGCAGCGACGTCAATATCGCAGGCAGAATCGTCAGTCTTCTTCAG ATACAGGGTCTTCGTCGTCGGATGATGAGGGGCCCAAGAGGCAAACAGCAGGGCCAGGTGCCAGAAATGGTGAAGTCAGAAGAAGACGCAGCCGTACGCCATCCCCACGGAGGCGACACAGAGATACCTCTCCAAG GAAAAGACGTTCTCCATCACCCCCTGGACGCAGACGTcgctccccctctcccccccgtCGTCGCAgatctccttctcctcccagACGAAG GTCTCCTTCCCCACCTCCTCGCCGTCGTTCTCCATCCCCCAGACGCTATTCTCCTCCTATTCAGCGTCGCTACAGCCCCTCACCTGTGCCTGCCCTGAAAAGGAGGTTGTCTATTTCTCCACCAAAGCGCTCGTCTCCAGGGGCCAAGCGACGGTTCTCCAGGTCCCCTAAGCGCAGAAGTTCTCCTGCTCAAAGAAGACGGACACCTCCATTGTCCTCATCTCCACCCAGACACAGGAGAAGCCCAATGTTGCAATCTGTCAGGCCAAGCAGGGACACACGATCCCCCATTGCAGCAGCCGGTCGCCTCTCCCCATCTCCTGCCAACCGCAGTCGCACTGTCAGGGGTTCACCCAGTCCAAAGGGACGTTATGAAACGTCCAGTACATCTCCATCAAACCAGCGGAGACAGCAGTCCCCTTCACATAGTGGTAAACCCATCCGCAGAGTGTCACGCACTCCAGAGCCACACAACAACCAGAG GCCATCTCCGAGTCCACAGCCTATGAGAAGAGCATCCTCTAGATCTAGGTCTGTTTCCCCTCAACCAGCAGCTCAGAAACGTCCAGTCCCAGCATCTGCCTCCCCTTCACCATCTCACTCAGCCAGTGGTTCTCCGCCACCTGCCAAAAAGCCCAGCAGTGGATCAGGCAGTCAATCCCCAAGCAAG AACTCGGATGTTGATGCAAgtgggaagaaaaagaagaagaagaaggaaaagaaacataagaaagagaagaaacacaagaagcacaagaaacacaagaaggaGAAGAGCAGTGGCCCTGCGACTGCAGATGGACAAGAGAATCAGGGCATTGAGGAGGATGGAGAGTCAAGAAAG GAATCAGACAGTGAAGTAGAAGACCGCTTGGATGACCTGGAAAAGCACCTTCGCGAGAAGGCCCTGCGCTCCATGAGGAAGGCTCAGATGTCTCCATCACAGATGTCCTGA
- the srrm1 gene encoding serine/arginine repetitive matrix protein 1 isoform X2 → MDAGFFRGTSAEQDNRFSNKQKKLLKQLKFAECLDKKVDMTKVNLEVIKPWITQRVTEILGFEDDVVIEFIFNQLEEKHPDSKMMQINLTGFLNGRNAREFMKDLWPLLLSAQENIAGIPSAFLEQKKEEIKQRQIEQEKLASLKKVDEDKKEIRERAQSKSPRRRKTRSPSPRRRSPVKRERKRSASRSPRRKPSPVGGGSPPPPLMQLPTKPLEQLVEPETSEPRAMPEPVIQETSSTCDNVVEVVKADSVTDVKEPSPEKVHKKEERPRSREKEKDSRRERPHHRSRSHSRSRRRRSRSRSYSPRRRPSPRRRMSPRRRSPPRRGPPGPRHRHRRSPVRRRRSRSASSSGSSSSGSRSPKKAMKRISNTPPRKQVLHPDTSNSPAGKDRRSQSPRARRGRGSASPARSSGFKRKQGGRADSPSDNAKPRPSEGSESDTGSSSSDDEGPKRQTAGPGARNGEVRRRRSRTPSPRRRHRDTSPRKRRSPSPPGRRRRSPSPPRRRRSPSPPRRRSPSPPPRRRSPSPRRYSPPIQRRYSPSPVPALKRRLSISPPKRSSPGAKRRFSRSPKRRSSPAQRRRTPPLSSSPPRHRRSPMLQSVRPSRDTRSPIAAAGRLSPSPANRSRTVRGSPSPKGRYETSSTSPSNQRRQQSPSHSGKPIRRVSRTPEPHNNQRPSPSPQPMRRASSRSRSVSPQPAAQKRPVPASASPSPSHSASGSPPPAKKPSSGSGSQSPSKNSDVDASGKKKKKKKEKKHKKEKKHKKHKKHKKEKSSGPATADGQENQGIEEDGESRKESDSEVEDRLDDLEKHLREKALRSMRKAQMSPSQMS, encoded by the exons ATGGACGCGGGATTCTTCCGC GGCACAAGTGCGGAGCAAGACAATCGTTTCAGCAACAAGCAGAAGAAACTGTTGAAGCAGCTGAAATTTGCAGAATGTCTGGACAAGAAG gTGGACATGACCAAAGTGAACCTAGAAGTCATCAAACCTTGGATTACTCAACGAGTGACCGAGATTCTGGGATTTGAGGATGATGTCGTCATAGAGTTCATATTTAACCAGCTTGAGGAGAAG caCCCAGATAGCAAGATGATGCAGATCAACCTGACAGGTTTCCTGAATGGGAGGAATGCCCGGGAGTTCATGAAGGACCTGTGGCCCCTGTTGCTGAGTGCCCAGGAGAATATTGCTGGTATCCCCTCTGCTTTCTTGGaacagaagaaagaggaaattAAACAGAGACAG aTTGAGCAGGAGAAGCTTGCTTCTCTGAAGAAGGTTGATGAGGATAAGAAGGAAATCCGAGAGAGGGCTCAGTCTAAGAGCCCGAGGAG GCGGAAGACAAGATCACCGTCACCACGGCGAAGGTCACCAGTGAAGCGAGAAAGGAAACGCAGTGCATCCCGCTCCCCAAGACGTAAACCCAGCCCAGTTGGTGGCGGTTCACCCCCTCCGCCCTTGATGCAACTGCCCACGAAACCTTTGGAGCAGCTTGTGGAGCCAGAAACATCAGAACCAAGAGCTATGCCAGAACCAGTAATCCAAGAAACTTCTTCCACTTG TGACAATGTTGTGGAGGTGGTGAAAGCAGACTCTGTGACTGATGTCAAAGAACCCTCACCGGAGAAGGTTCACAAGAAAGAAGAAAGGCCCAGGTCccgggaaaaagaaaaagacagtaGGAGGGAAAGACCTCACCACCGTTCTCGTTCTCATTCCCGCTCTCGCCGGCGGCGCTCACGTTCTAG ATCATACTCCCCTCGTAGAAGACCGAGTCCAAGGAGGAGAATGTCTCCTCGCCGAAGGAGTCCCCCTAGACGTGGTCCCCCTGGCCCCAGACACCGCCATAGACGCTCCCCTGTCCGCCG GAGGCGCTCTCGCTCTGCTTCATCCTCTGGCAGCAGCTCCTCTGGCTCTCGCTCACCAAAAAAAGCAATGAAAAGGATATCCAACACACCACCCCGAAAACAGGTCCTTCATCCTGACACCTCCAATAGCCCTGCAGGGAAGGACAGACGGTCTCAATCTCCACGGGCCAGAAGAGGCAGAGGCTCTGCATCACCTGCCAGATCTTCTG gtttcaAGCGTAAACAAGGAGGCAGAGCTGATTCGCCATCTGATAATGCCAAGCCCAGACCTTCTGAGGGGTCTGAGTCAG ATACAGGGTCTTCGTCGTCGGATGATGAGGGGCCCAAGAGGCAAACAGCAGGGCCAGGTGCCAGAAATGGTGAAGTCAGAAGAAGACGCAGCCGTACGCCATCCCCACGGAGGCGACACAGAGATACCTCTCCAAG GAAAAGACGTTCTCCATCACCCCCTGGACGCAGACGTcgctccccctctcccccccgtCGTCGCAgatctccttctcctcccagACGAAG GTCTCCTTCCCCACCTCCTCGCCGTCGTTCTCCATCCCCCAGACGCTATTCTCCTCCTATTCAGCGTCGCTACAGCCCCTCACCTGTGCCTGCCCTGAAAAGGAGGTTGTCTATTTCTCCACCAAAGCGCTCGTCTCCAGGGGCCAAGCGACGGTTCTCCAGGTCCCCTAAGCGCAGAAGTTCTCCTGCTCAAAGAAGACGGACACCTCCATTGTCCTCATCTCCACCCAGACACAGGAGAAGCCCAATGTTGCAATCTGTCAGGCCAAGCAGGGACACACGATCCCCCATTGCAGCAGCCGGTCGCCTCTCCCCATCTCCTGCCAACCGCAGTCGCACTGTCAGGGGTTCACCCAGTCCAAAGGGACGTTATGAAACGTCCAGTACATCTCCATCAAACCAGCGGAGACAGCAGTCCCCTTCACATAGTGGTAAACCCATCCGCAGAGTGTCACGCACTCCAGAGCCACACAACAACCAGAG GCCATCTCCGAGTCCACAGCCTATGAGAAGAGCATCCTCTAGATCTAGGTCTGTTTCCCCTCAACCAGCAGCTCAGAAACGTCCAGTCCCAGCATCTGCCTCCCCTTCACCATCTCACTCAGCCAGTGGTTCTCCGCCACCTGCCAAAAAGCCCAGCAGTGGATCAGGCAGTCAATCCCCAAGCAAG AACTCGGATGTTGATGCAAgtgggaagaaaaagaagaagaagaaggaaaagaaacataagaaagagaagaaacacaagaagcacaagaaacacaagaaggaGAAGAGCAGTGGCCCTGCGACTGCAGATGGACAAGAGAATCAGGGCATTGAGGAGGATGGAGAGTCAAGAAAG GAATCAGACAGTGAAGTAGAAGACCGCTTGGATGACCTGGAAAAGCACCTTCGCGAGAAGGCCCTGCGCTCCATGAGGAAGGCTCAGATGTCTCCATCACAGATGTCCTGA
- the srrm1 gene encoding serine/arginine repetitive matrix protein 1 isoform X3, which translates to MDAGFFRGTSAEQDNRFSNKQKKLLKQLKFAECLDKKVDMTKVNLEVIKPWITQRVTEILGFEDDVVIEFIFNQLEEKHPDSKMMQINLTGFLNGRNAREFMKDLWPLLLSAQENIAGIPSAFLEQKKEEIKQRQIEQEKLASLKKVDEDKKEIRERAQSKSPRRRKTRSPSPRRRSPVKRERKRSASRSPRRKPSPVGGGSPPPPLMQLPTKPLEQLVEPETSEPRAMPEPVIQETSSTCDNVVEVVKADSVTDVKEPSPEKVHKKEERPRSREKEKDSRRERPHHRSRSHSRSRRRRSRSRSYSPRRRPSPRRRMSPRRRSPPRRGPPGPRHRHRRSPVRRRRSRSASSSGSSSSGSRSPKKAMKRISNTPPRKQVLHPDTSNSPAGKDRRSQSPRARRGRGSASPARSSGFKRKQGGRADSPSDNAKPRPSEGSESEEDKNEKGTTADSVQQRRQYRRQNRQSSSDTGSSSSDDEGPKRQTAGPGARNGEVRRRRSRTPSPRRRHRDTSPRKRRSPSPPGRRRRSPSPPRRRRSPSPPRRRSPSPPPRRRSPSPRRYSPPIQRRYSPSPVPALKRRLSISPPKRSSPGAKRRFSRSPKRRSSPAQRRRTPPLSSSPPRHRRSPMLQSVRPSRDTRSPIAAAGRLSPSPANRSRTVRGSPSPKGRYETSSTSPSNQRRQQSPSHSGKPIRRVSRTPEPHNNQRPSPSPQPMRRASSRSRSVSPQPAAQKRPVPASASPSPSHSASGSPPPAKKPSSGSGSQSPSKNSDVDASGKKKKKKKEKKHKKEKKHKKHKKHKKEKSSGPATADGQENQGIEEDGESRKTVK; encoded by the exons ATGGACGCGGGATTCTTCCGC GGCACAAGTGCGGAGCAAGACAATCGTTTCAGCAACAAGCAGAAGAAACTGTTGAAGCAGCTGAAATTTGCAGAATGTCTGGACAAGAAG gTGGACATGACCAAAGTGAACCTAGAAGTCATCAAACCTTGGATTACTCAACGAGTGACCGAGATTCTGGGATTTGAGGATGATGTCGTCATAGAGTTCATATTTAACCAGCTTGAGGAGAAG caCCCAGATAGCAAGATGATGCAGATCAACCTGACAGGTTTCCTGAATGGGAGGAATGCCCGGGAGTTCATGAAGGACCTGTGGCCCCTGTTGCTGAGTGCCCAGGAGAATATTGCTGGTATCCCCTCTGCTTTCTTGGaacagaagaaagaggaaattAAACAGAGACAG aTTGAGCAGGAGAAGCTTGCTTCTCTGAAGAAGGTTGATGAGGATAAGAAGGAAATCCGAGAGAGGGCTCAGTCTAAGAGCCCGAGGAG GCGGAAGACAAGATCACCGTCACCACGGCGAAGGTCACCAGTGAAGCGAGAAAGGAAACGCAGTGCATCCCGCTCCCCAAGACGTAAACCCAGCCCAGTTGGTGGCGGTTCACCCCCTCCGCCCTTGATGCAACTGCCCACGAAACCTTTGGAGCAGCTTGTGGAGCCAGAAACATCAGAACCAAGAGCTATGCCAGAACCAGTAATCCAAGAAACTTCTTCCACTTG TGACAATGTTGTGGAGGTGGTGAAAGCAGACTCTGTGACTGATGTCAAAGAACCCTCACCGGAGAAGGTTCACAAGAAAGAAGAAAGGCCCAGGTCccgggaaaaagaaaaagacagtaGGAGGGAAAGACCTCACCACCGTTCTCGTTCTCATTCCCGCTCTCGCCGGCGGCGCTCACGTTCTAG ATCATACTCCCCTCGTAGAAGACCGAGTCCAAGGAGGAGAATGTCTCCTCGCCGAAGGAGTCCCCCTAGACGTGGTCCCCCTGGCCCCAGACACCGCCATAGACGCTCCCCTGTCCGCCG GAGGCGCTCTCGCTCTGCTTCATCCTCTGGCAGCAGCTCCTCTGGCTCTCGCTCACCAAAAAAAGCAATGAAAAGGATATCCAACACACCACCCCGAAAACAGGTCCTTCATCCTGACACCTCCAATAGCCCTGCAGGGAAGGACAGACGGTCTCAATCTCCACGGGCCAGAAGAGGCAGAGGCTCTGCATCACCTGCCAGATCTTCTG gtttcaAGCGTAAACAAGGAGGCAGAGCTGATTCGCCATCTGATAATGCCAAGCCCAGACCTTCTGAGGGGTCTGAGTCAG AGGAGGATAAAAATGAGAAAGGGACAACAGCAGATTCCGTGCAGCAGCGACGTCAATATCGCAGGCAGAATCGTCAGTCTTCTTCAG ATACAGGGTCTTCGTCGTCGGATGATGAGGGGCCCAAGAGGCAAACAGCAGGGCCAGGTGCCAGAAATGGTGAAGTCAGAAGAAGACGCAGCCGTACGCCATCCCCACGGAGGCGACACAGAGATACCTCTCCAAG GAAAAGACGTTCTCCATCACCCCCTGGACGCAGACGTcgctccccctctcccccccgtCGTCGCAgatctccttctcctcccagACGAAG GTCTCCTTCCCCACCTCCTCGCCGTCGTTCTCCATCCCCCAGACGCTATTCTCCTCCTATTCAGCGTCGCTACAGCCCCTCACCTGTGCCTGCCCTGAAAAGGAGGTTGTCTATTTCTCCACCAAAGCGCTCGTCTCCAGGGGCCAAGCGACGGTTCTCCAGGTCCCCTAAGCGCAGAAGTTCTCCTGCTCAAAGAAGACGGACACCTCCATTGTCCTCATCTCCACCCAGACACAGGAGAAGCCCAATGTTGCAATCTGTCAGGCCAAGCAGGGACACACGATCCCCCATTGCAGCAGCCGGTCGCCTCTCCCCATCTCCTGCCAACCGCAGTCGCACTGTCAGGGGTTCACCCAGTCCAAAGGGACGTTATGAAACGTCCAGTACATCTCCATCAAACCAGCGGAGACAGCAGTCCCCTTCACATAGTGGTAAACCCATCCGCAGAGTGTCACGCACTCCAGAGCCACACAACAACCAGAG GCCATCTCCGAGTCCACAGCCTATGAGAAGAGCATCCTCTAGATCTAGGTCTGTTTCCCCTCAACCAGCAGCTCAGAAACGTCCAGTCCCAGCATCTGCCTCCCCTTCACCATCTCACTCAGCCAGTGGTTCTCCGCCACCTGCCAAAAAGCCCAGCAGTGGATCAGGCAGTCAATCCCCAAGCAAG AACTCGGATGTTGATGCAAgtgggaagaaaaagaagaagaagaaggaaaagaaacataagaaagagaagaaacacaagaagcacaagaaacacaagaaggaGAAGAGCAGTGGCCCTGCGACTGCAGATGGACAAGAGAATCAGGGCATTGAGGAGGATGGAGAGTCAAGAAAG ACAGTGAAGTAG